A genomic region of Glycine max cultivar Williams 82 chromosome 15, Glycine_max_v4.0, whole genome shotgun sequence contains the following coding sequences:
- the LOC100807968 gene encoding Ferredoxin--NADP reductase, root isozyme, chloroplastic-like gives MAHLALSQMAVTVPVGNDLSLRRSAVKAPNLNFWDKSWAPVFTLDLKPNNPSLRSRHVVCMSVQQASVSKVNVSPLELEDAKEPPLNLYKPKEPYTATIVSVDRLVGPKAPGETCHIVIDHGGNVPYWEGQSYGVIPPGENPKKPGAPHNVRLYSIASTRYGDFFDGKTASLCVRRAVYYDPETGKEDPSKNGICSNFLCNSKPGDKIQITGPSGKIMLLPEDDPNATHIMIATGTGVAPFRGYLRRMFMESVPAYKFGGLAWLFLGVANTDSLLYDDEFSKYLKDYPDNFRYNRALSREQKNKSGGKMYVQDKIEEYSDEIFKLLDNGAHIYFCGLKGMMPGIQDTLKKVAEQRGESWEEKLSQLKKNKQWHVEVY, from the exons ATGGCTCATTTGGCCCTGTCTCAG ATGGCTGTAACTGTTCCTGTTGGCAACGATTTGTCTCTCAGAAGATCTGCAGTTAAG GCCCCTAACTTGAACTTTTGGGATAAATCATGGGCACCAGTATTTACTTTGGACTTGAAGCCAAACAACCCAAGTTTAAGAAGTCGTCATGTGGTATGCATGTCCGTGCAACAAGCAAGTGTATCCAAAGTTAATGTCTCACCTTTAGAATTGGAAGATGCTAAAGAACCTCCATTGAACTTATACAAGCCTAAAGAACCCTATACAGCAACAATTGTTTCTGTTGATAGGCTAGTGGGGCCAAAGGCTCCTGGGGAAACTTGTCATATTGTGATTGATCACGGTGGAAATGTTCCCTACTGGGAAGGACAGAGTTATGGTGTTATTCCACCA GGTGAAAATCCTAAGAAACCTGGGGCTCCTCATAATGTTCGACTATATTCAATTGCTTCCACAAGGTATGGGGACTTTTTTGATGGAAAAACTGCCAGCTTGTGTGTGCGTCGTGCTGTTTATTATGATCCTGAGACAGGAAAGGAAGATCCTTCCAAGAATGGCATTTGTAGCAATTTTTTGTGTAACTCAAAGCCAGGAGACAAAATTCAGATCACAG GCCCGTCGGGGAAGATAATGCTTTTGCCCGAGGATGACCCAAATGCTACCCATATAATGATTGCCACAGGCACTGGTGTTGCTCCATTCAGAGGCTATCTACGCCGAATGTTCATGGAATCAGTCCCTGCATACAAGTTTGGTGGATTAGCATGGCTTTTCCTTGGAGTTGCCAACACTGACAGTCTTCTCTATGATGATGAATTCAGCAAATACCTCAAGGATTATCCGGACAATTTCCGCTACAATCGAGCCCTCAGCAGAGAACAAAAGAACAAGAGTGGGGGCAAAATGTATGTTCAGGATAAGATTGAGGAGTACAGTGATGAAATCTTCAAACTCCTGGATAATGGGGCCCACATATATTTCTGTGGTCTGAAAGGGATGATGCCAGGGATCCAAGATACGCTGAAGAAGGTTGCTGAGCAAAGAGGAGAAAGTTGGGAAGAGAAGCTTTCTCAACTTAAGAAGAACAAACAATGGCATGTTGAAGTCTATTGA
- the LOC100807968 gene encoding ferredoxin--NADP reductase, root isozyme, chloroplastic-like isoform X1, giving the protein MAHLALSQQMAVTVPVGNDLSLRRSAVKAPNLNFWDKSWAPVFTLDLKPNNPSLRSRHVVCMSVQQASVSKVNVSPLELEDAKEPPLNLYKPKEPYTATIVSVDRLVGPKAPGETCHIVIDHGGNVPYWEGQSYGVIPPGENPKKPGAPHNVRLYSIASTRYGDFFDGKTASLCVRRAVYYDPETGKEDPSKNGICSNFLCNSKPGDKIQITGPSGKIMLLPEDDPNATHIMIATGTGVAPFRGYLRRMFMESVPAYKFGGLAWLFLGVANTDSLLYDDEFSKYLKDYPDNFRYNRALSREQKNKSGGKMYVQDKIEEYSDEIFKLLDNGAHIYFCGLKGMMPGIQDTLKKVAEQRGESWEEKLSQLKKNKQWHVEVY; this is encoded by the exons ATGGCTCATTTGGCCCTGTCTCAG CAGATGGCTGTAACTGTTCCTGTTGGCAACGATTTGTCTCTCAGAAGATCTGCAGTTAAG GCCCCTAACTTGAACTTTTGGGATAAATCATGGGCACCAGTATTTACTTTGGACTTGAAGCCAAACAACCCAAGTTTAAGAAGTCGTCATGTGGTATGCATGTCCGTGCAACAAGCAAGTGTATCCAAAGTTAATGTCTCACCTTTAGAATTGGAAGATGCTAAAGAACCTCCATTGAACTTATACAAGCCTAAAGAACCCTATACAGCAACAATTGTTTCTGTTGATAGGCTAGTGGGGCCAAAGGCTCCTGGGGAAACTTGTCATATTGTGATTGATCACGGTGGAAATGTTCCCTACTGGGAAGGACAGAGTTATGGTGTTATTCCACCA GGTGAAAATCCTAAGAAACCTGGGGCTCCTCATAATGTTCGACTATATTCAATTGCTTCCACAAGGTATGGGGACTTTTTTGATGGAAAAACTGCCAGCTTGTGTGTGCGTCGTGCTGTTTATTATGATCCTGAGACAGGAAAGGAAGATCCTTCCAAGAATGGCATTTGTAGCAATTTTTTGTGTAACTCAAAGCCAGGAGACAAAATTCAGATCACAG GCCCGTCGGGGAAGATAATGCTTTTGCCCGAGGATGACCCAAATGCTACCCATATAATGATTGCCACAGGCACTGGTGTTGCTCCATTCAGAGGCTATCTACGCCGAATGTTCATGGAATCAGTCCCTGCATACAAGTTTGGTGGATTAGCATGGCTTTTCCTTGGAGTTGCCAACACTGACAGTCTTCTCTATGATGATGAATTCAGCAAATACCTCAAGGATTATCCGGACAATTTCCGCTACAATCGAGCCCTCAGCAGAGAACAAAAGAACAAGAGTGGGGGCAAAATGTATGTTCAGGATAAGATTGAGGAGTACAGTGATGAAATCTTCAAACTCCTGGATAATGGGGCCCACATATATTTCTGTGGTCTGAAAGGGATGATGCCAGGGATCCAAGATACGCTGAAGAAGGTTGCTGAGCAAAGAGGAGAAAGTTGGGAAGAGAAGCTTTCTCAACTTAAGAAGAACAAACAATGGCATGTTGAAGTCTATTGA
- the LOC100807968 gene encoding ferredoxin--NADP reductase, root isozyme, chloroplastic-like isoform X2 → MAVTVPVGNDLSLRRSAVKAPNLNFWDKSWAPVFTLDLKPNNPSLRSRHVVCMSVQQASVSKVNVSPLELEDAKEPPLNLYKPKEPYTATIVSVDRLVGPKAPGETCHIVIDHGGNVPYWEGQSYGVIPPGENPKKPGAPHNVRLYSIASTRYGDFFDGKTASLCVRRAVYYDPETGKEDPSKNGICSNFLCNSKPGDKIQITGPSGKIMLLPEDDPNATHIMIATGTGVAPFRGYLRRMFMESVPAYKFGGLAWLFLGVANTDSLLYDDEFSKYLKDYPDNFRYNRALSREQKNKSGGKMYVQDKIEEYSDEIFKLLDNGAHIYFCGLKGMMPGIQDTLKKVAEQRGESWEEKLSQLKKNKQWHVEVY, encoded by the exons ATGGCTGTAACTGTTCCTGTTGGCAACGATTTGTCTCTCAGAAGATCTGCAGTTAAG GCCCCTAACTTGAACTTTTGGGATAAATCATGGGCACCAGTATTTACTTTGGACTTGAAGCCAAACAACCCAAGTTTAAGAAGTCGTCATGTGGTATGCATGTCCGTGCAACAAGCAAGTGTATCCAAAGTTAATGTCTCACCTTTAGAATTGGAAGATGCTAAAGAACCTCCATTGAACTTATACAAGCCTAAAGAACCCTATACAGCAACAATTGTTTCTGTTGATAGGCTAGTGGGGCCAAAGGCTCCTGGGGAAACTTGTCATATTGTGATTGATCACGGTGGAAATGTTCCCTACTGGGAAGGACAGAGTTATGGTGTTATTCCACCA GGTGAAAATCCTAAGAAACCTGGGGCTCCTCATAATGTTCGACTATATTCAATTGCTTCCACAAGGTATGGGGACTTTTTTGATGGAAAAACTGCCAGCTTGTGTGTGCGTCGTGCTGTTTATTATGATCCTGAGACAGGAAAGGAAGATCCTTCCAAGAATGGCATTTGTAGCAATTTTTTGTGTAACTCAAAGCCAGGAGACAAAATTCAGATCACAG GCCCGTCGGGGAAGATAATGCTTTTGCCCGAGGATGACCCAAATGCTACCCATATAATGATTGCCACAGGCACTGGTGTTGCTCCATTCAGAGGCTATCTACGCCGAATGTTCATGGAATCAGTCCCTGCATACAAGTTTGGTGGATTAGCATGGCTTTTCCTTGGAGTTGCCAACACTGACAGTCTTCTCTATGATGATGAATTCAGCAAATACCTCAAGGATTATCCGGACAATTTCCGCTACAATCGAGCCCTCAGCAGAGAACAAAAGAACAAGAGTGGGGGCAAAATGTATGTTCAGGATAAGATTGAGGAGTACAGTGATGAAATCTTCAAACTCCTGGATAATGGGGCCCACATATATTTCTGTGGTCTGAAAGGGATGATGCCAGGGATCCAAGATACGCTGAAGAAGGTTGCTGAGCAAAGAGGAGAAAGTTGGGAAGAGAAGCTTTCTCAACTTAAGAAGAACAAACAATGGCATGTTGAAGTCTATTGA
- the LOC100527388 gene encoding uncharacterized protein LOC100527388 precursor, translating to MSSLSGLATAIALLLVGISSAGRDLRPSEHGLVFQTSPPANSSPEMKSFFSTSKGSSSSSSSNADAPLRNATESLPPPWWGVTGGGGGGGRSHVGRALMTASLVCGITGGVLLVASALLYLFKHRRNPHQNEPFRARNDGTVNNSANKLQLVPVVPNR from the coding sequence ATGTCGTCGCTCTCGGGACTCGCCACCGCGATCGCGCTACTCCTCGTCGGAATCTCCTCCGCCGGCCGTGATCTCCGTCCGTCGGAGCACGGCCTCGTCTTCCAGACCTCGCCGCCGGCCAATTCCTCGCCGGAGATGAAGTCCTTCTTCAGCACCAGCAAgggctcttcttcttcttcttcctccaacgCCGACGCCCCACTCCGGAACGCGACGGAGTCCCTGCCGCCGCCGTGGTGGGGAGTCaccggcggcggcggcggcggcggaagAAGCCACGTTGGACGAGCGCTGATGACGGCGAGCCTGGTTTGCGGAATCACAGGTGGCGTCTTGTTAGTGGCTTCGGCGTTGCTTTATCTGTTTAAGCACCGAAGAAATCCTCACCAAAACGAACCGTTTCGTGCACGTAATGATGGCACTGTCAATAATAGTGCGAACAAGCTTCAATTAGTGCCAGTTGTGCCTAATCGTTGA
- the LOC100810806 gene encoding ADP-ribosylation factor GTPase-activating protein AGD12, with the protein MELARPASSRRKLKDLLLQSDNRLCADCNAPDPKWASANIGVFICLKCCGVHRSLGTHISKVLSVTLDDWSEDEIDAMMEVGGNASANSIYEAYIPEGYTKPGPDAGHEQRSKFIRSKYELQEFLKPSLRIVSGKSSLQSSSAKSSFMDSFKSTGSSQRMEGMVEFIGMLKVKVIKGTNLAIRDIKSSDPYVVLSLGQQTVQTTIIRSNLNPVWNEEYMLSVPEHYGQMKLKVFDHDTFSADDIMGEADIDLQSLITSAMAFGDAGMFGNMQIGKWLKSDDNALIEDSTVNIVDGKVKQMMSLKLQDVESGELDLELEWIPLEQ; encoded by the exons ATGGAACTTGCAAGACCTGCCTCAA gtagaagaaaattgaaagatTTATTGCTTCAGAGTGATAATCGTCTTTGTGCTGATTGTAATGCTCCAGATCCTAAATGGGC GTCTGCCAACATTGGAGTTTTTATATGCTTAAAATGTTGTGGTGTGCACAGAAGCCTTGGTACTCATATATCAAAG GTTTTGTCTGTGACATTGGATGATTGGTCAGAGGATGAAATAGATGCAATGATGGAAGTTGGGGGAAATGCTTCTGCTAATTCAATTTATGAAGCTTATATTCCTGAAGGATATACGAAACCTGGACCAGATGCTGGTCATGAGCAGCGTTCAAAATTCATACG GTCAAAATATGAATTACAAGAATTTCTGAAACCGAGTTTGCGCATTGTGTCTGGAAAAAGCAGTCTACAATCAAGTTCTGCAAAAAGTAGTTTTATGGACAGTTTTAAAAGTACTGGTAGTTCACAGAGAATG GAAGGTATGGTGGAATTTATTGGAATGTTGAAGGTGAAAGTGATTAAAGGAACAAATTTAGCTATCAGAGATATAAAGTCAAGTGATCCGTATGTTGTTTTGAGCCTTGGCCAGCAG ACTGTCCAGACAACTATAATAAGGAGTAACTTGAATCCAGTCTGGAATGAGGAATACATGCTGTCTGTTCCCGAGCATTATGGACAGATGAAATTG AAAGTATTTGATCATGACACATTTTCTGCTGATGATATAATGGGAGAAGCAGACATTGATCTTCAGTCTCTGATAACATCTGCTATGGCATTTGGAGATGCTGGAATGTTTGGTAATATGCAGATAGGAAAATGGTTAAAATCAGATGACAATGCCCTTATTGAGGATAGCACAGTCAATATTGTTGATGGTAAGGTCAAACAAATGATGTCACTCAAGCTCCAGGATGTTGAATCTGGAGAATTAGATCTGGAACTCGAGTGGATTCCTCTTGAGCAATAG
- the LOC100809925 gene encoding 2-succinylbenzoate--CoA ligase, chloroplastic/peroxisomal has translation MANYSHPHICQCLSHLLTLRQHFPVIIAGNRRKTGQELVEEVLSLAQGLLHLGLTSGQVVAISAFNSDRYLEWLLAIAFVGGIAAPLNYRWSFEEARLAMAAVKPVLLVIDESSYTWYSKLQQNDVPSLKWHILLDSPSSDFSKWNVLTPEMLKRHPIKLLPFDYSWAPDGAVIICFTSGTTGKPKGVTLSHGALTIQSLAKIAIVGYNVDDVYLHTAPLCHIGGLSSAMTMLMVGGCHVLMPKFDAESAVDAIEQHAVTSFITVPAIMASLISIIRHKETWKGGETVKKILNGGGSLSHELIKDTSIFFHKAKLISAYGMTETCSSLTFLTLYDPMHETTNQSLQAFGVAGSKLIHQQQGVCIGKAAPHIELKISADASGHTGRILTRGPHIMLRYWDQTLTNPLNPNKRAWLDTGDIGSIDHYGNLWLLGRTNGRIKSGGENIYPEEVEAILQQHPGIASVVVVGIPDAHLTEMVAACIQLRENWQWSEQLSASNEEFLLSRKNIQQYCIENHLSRFKIPKMFIVWRKPFPLTTIGKIKRDQVRKEVMSQLQSLHSNL, from the exons ATGGCTAACTATTCCCACCCTCATATCTGCCAATGTCTGAGTCACTTGCTGACCCTCCGGCAACATTTTCCGGTCATAATTGCCGGAAACCGCCGCAAGACCGGCCAAGAGTTGGTGGAGGAAGTGTTGTCCTTGGCACAAGGCCTGCTCCACCTTGGACTCACATCTGGCCAAGTGGTTGCCATCTCTGCTTTCAATAG tGATAGGTATCTGGAGTGGTTATTAGCCATTGCATTTGTTGGAGGAATAGCTGCTCCTCTGAACTATCGCTGG AGTTTTGAAGAGGCAAGATTAGCAATGGCTGCAGTGAAGCCTGTGTTGTTAGTGATTGATGAGAGCAGTTACACATGGTACTCAAAACTCCAGCAAAATGATGTTCCATCTCTGAAGTGGCATATTTTGTTGGATTCCCCTTCCTCAGATTTTTCTAAGTGGAACG TGTTAACTCCAGAAATGCTCAAGAGGCATCCTATAAAACTTCTACCATTTGACTACTCTTGGGCGCCTGACGGCGCTGTCATAATATGCTTCACTTCAG GAACTACGGGAAAGCCTAAGGGAGTCACCCTTAGTCATGGAGCTTTGACCATACAATCCCTAGCCAAGATTGCCATAGTTGGCTACAATGTGGATGAT GTCTATCTTCATACTGCTCCATTATGCCATATTGGTGGCTTGTCATCAGCCATGACCATGCTTATGGTTGGAGGTTGCCATGTCTTGATGCCAAAATTTGATGCAGAATCAGCTGTTGATGCCATAGAGCAACATGCAGTGACATCTTTTATCACAGTTCCTGCAATAATGGCCAGTCTGATTTCTATAATTAG gcaCAAAGAGACCTGGAAAGGGGGAGAAACTGTCAAGAAAATTCTTAATGGGGGTGGAAGCCTCTCACATGAGCTCATCAAGGACACCAGCATATTCTTCCACAAAGCTAAACTTATTTCAGCTTATG GGATGACAGAGACATGTTCTTCATTGACATTCCTGACACTCTATGACCCCATGCATGAAACAACAAACCAGTCCCTTCAAGCATTTGGTGTGGCAGGATCTAAGCTCATTCACCAGCAACAAGGTGTTTGTATTGGCAAGGCTGCACCCCATATAGAACTGAAGATAAGTGCAGATGCTTCTGGTCACACTGGGAGAATTTTAACTAGAGGACCACATATAATGCTCAGGTATTGGGACCAAACTCTCACAAATCCATTAAATCCGAATAAAAGAGCCTGGCTTGACACAGGTGACATTGGATCAATTGATCATTATGGTAATTTGTGGCTCCTTGGTCGAACAAATGGTCGAATCAAGAGTGGTGGGGAGAACATTTACCCTGAAGAG GTTGAGGCAATTCTACAGCAACATCCAGGGATTGCAAGTGTTGTTGTTGTGGGAATCCCAGATGCTCACCTGACAGAGATGGTAGCAGCATGTATCCAACTAAGAGAAAATTGGCAATGGTCAGAGCAGTTGTCTGCTTCAAATGAAGAGTTTCTCCTATCTAGAAAGAATATTCAGCAATACTGTATAGAAAATCATTTAAGCAG GTTTAAGATACCAAAAATGTTTATTGTATGGAGAAAGCCATTTCCACTCACTACAAtagggaaaataaaaagagatcaAGTCAGAAAGGAAGTTATGTCTC